Proteins found in one Gaiellales bacterium genomic segment:
- the whiG gene encoding RNA polymerase sigma factor WhiG, with amino-acid sequence MTADSVDIWTEYKRTGDKRLRDRLILTYAPLVKYVAGRLGTGLPAHVDEGDLVSYGLLGLMNAIERFDPNRDIKFETYAISRIKGAIIDELRSLDWVPRSVRSRAREIERGVVELEHKLHRPPTDEEVAGHLGITEDEFHDSLAQISRSSVAALDELWTISSSGGDTVALIDTLQDPNADDPSTEMSRTEMRDSLTGAIGRLPERERTVIQLYYYEELTLREIGEVLGVTESRVSQLHTKAILRLKGKLSGSLERASADRLR; translated from the coding sequence ATGACCGCCGACTCAGTCGACATCTGGACCGAGTACAAGCGAACGGGCGACAAACGCCTGCGCGACCGCCTGATCCTGACCTACGCGCCGCTCGTCAAGTACGTCGCCGGCCGGCTCGGCACGGGCCTGCCCGCGCATGTCGACGAGGGCGACCTGGTGAGCTACGGACTGCTCGGCCTGATGAACGCGATCGAGCGCTTCGACCCGAACCGCGACATCAAGTTCGAGACGTACGCGATCAGCCGCATCAAGGGCGCGATCATCGACGAGCTGCGGTCGCTCGACTGGGTGCCGCGGTCGGTGCGCAGCCGCGCGCGCGAGATCGAGCGCGGCGTGGTGGAGCTCGAGCACAAGCTGCACCGGCCGCCGACCGACGAGGAGGTGGCGGGGCACCTCGGCATCACCGAGGACGAGTTCCACGACAGCCTCGCCCAGATCTCGCGCTCCTCCGTGGCGGCGCTCGACGAGCTGTGGACGATCTCGTCGTCCGGCGGCGACACCGTCGCGCTGATCGACACGCTGCAGGATCCGAACGCCGACGACCCGTCGACCGAGATGAGCCGCACCGAGATGCGCGACTCGCTCACGGGCGCGATCGGCCGCCTGCCCGAGCGCGAGCGCACCGTGATCCAGCTCTACTACTACGAGGAGCTGACGCTGCGCGAGATCGGCGAGGTGCTCGGCGTGACCGAGTCGCGCGTGTCGCAGCTGCACACGAAGGCGATCCTGCGCCTCAAGGGCAAGCTCTCGGGC